A portion of the Methylobacterium currus genome contains these proteins:
- a CDS encoding mobilization protein, with product MARRTIEERIARLEAQKKSLQARRSKQERTRDTRRKVLLGALVLQRLEAGHDPAFTKRLADWLRRELPPFLTRDADRALFADLIGSPAETPSTDDPAGQTEADGSEAARPQDAA from the coding sequence ATGGCGCGGCGGACGATCGAGGAACGCATCGCGCGCCTCGAGGCGCAGAAGAAGAGCCTGCAGGCCCGCCGCAGCAAGCAGGAACGCACCCGCGATACCCGCCGCAAGGTCCTGCTCGGTGCGCTCGTGCTGCAGCGGCTCGAGGCCGGCCACGATCCCGCCTTCACCAAGCGCCTCGCCGACTGGCTCCGCCGCGAGCTGCCGCCCTTCCTCACCCGCGACGCCGACAGGGCCTTGTTCGCCGATCTGATCGGCTCACCGGCCGAGACGCCGAGCACGGACGATCCCGCAGGACAGACCGAGGCGGATGGCAGCGAAGCGGCGAGGCCGCAGGATGCCGCCTGA
- the traA gene encoding Ti-type conjugative transfer relaxase TraA has protein sequence MAIYYCQMSVVARSSGRSAVAAAAYRAGERLENLRDGLVHNYTGRIGIGPTGIVLPQGVEAAWAKDRSALWNAAEAAEKRVDARVAREFVVALPHELPGEARLALTRAFAQDLADRTGAAVDFAIHEPHSRGDERNHHAHLLMTTRVVGTEGLGAKTPLELANKQLMPRGLPTTQAQLVAIRQAWEGLANAHLAREGLDLTIDHRSHAERGLTLAPTQHVGVAATSVQRRGGTIERKRLDPADAAHNAAVIAKRPQEVLALVTGEKSVFDARDIARALHRALDDDAATFQNAFAMVMASPALVVLQPESTDPLTGEVSAARYTTHEMLTLETGMAQAAGRMQVSYRHPVEKGHVAGAIAMQDAAIRASTGEASAGLSPEQREAIQHLTGPEQIAAVVGFAGAGKSTMLAAARAAWEAQGYRVHGAALAGKAAEGLEESSGIPSRTLASWDLGWRNERGLLGSGDVLVIDEAGMISSRQLARFVAEAEARGAKLVLVGDHEQLQAIGAGAPFRAIAEAIGHAELSDIRRQREPWQRAASVAFASHRTTEGLQAYQKAGAIEIAPDRAHAEAMIVRGYLADRERRPTGSRVVLAHRRADVRALNDGIRAALQKREALAQGEEAGERAFSTNDGERWFAPGDRLVFLENDRALGVKNGMLGTVEAVAAGRIVVRLDGAEERRVEVATDAYQAFDHGYATTIHKSQGATVDRAFVLASTTMDRHLTYVAMTRHRDAAQLYVDGSEFGLSGPTEAGAALPARFAARLSRAGTKETTLDYASAYAARRGIAERFGLGSTIAVEPNGAGEATTRRRRALFSGLRLSQPGPAEVPPAPRRDPFAGLKLRPGRPSQLESAIVPVAGLRPANAAGKIPDPGGTRSPATFGFEAALGRYLRAFDARERQVGAGLPVLEGQARELSAATAVLEQARPGVGETLRSALQHDPEAAPALAMSPGRARLAALTAVLDREAAVLADPASRAERFVRSWSDLRAQRAALPGRQHEKARGAIEDRMRALRLSLTDDPALETALALRRGDLGIALRAEPELGLSHELERSLVPERSLTRERALSLGPSLGL, from the coding sequence GTGGCGATCTACTACTGCCAGATGTCGGTCGTCGCCCGCTCCTCCGGGCGCAGCGCCGTGGCGGCTGCCGCCTACCGGGCCGGCGAGCGGCTGGAGAACCTGCGCGACGGCCTGGTGCACAACTACACCGGCCGTATCGGCATCGGGCCGACCGGGATCGTGCTGCCGCAGGGCGTCGAGGCTGCCTGGGCCAAGGATCGTTCGGCGTTGTGGAACGCGGCCGAGGCGGCCGAGAAACGCGTCGATGCCCGCGTCGCCCGCGAGTTCGTCGTCGCGCTGCCGCACGAGCTGCCCGGCGAGGCGCGCCTGGCGCTGACCCGCGCCTTCGCCCAGGACCTCGCCGATCGCACCGGCGCGGCGGTCGATTTTGCGATCCACGAACCGCATTCCCGCGGCGACGAGCGCAACCACCACGCCCACCTCCTGATGACCACCCGGGTGGTCGGGACCGAGGGCCTGGGTGCGAAGACACCCCTGGAACTCGCCAACAAGCAGCTAATGCCGCGCGGCCTGCCGACCACGCAGGCGCAACTGGTCGCGATCCGGCAGGCCTGGGAGGGGTTGGCGAACGCGCATCTGGCGCGCGAGGGCCTCGATCTGACCATCGACCATCGCAGCCACGCCGAGCGCGGGCTGACCCTCGCACCGACGCAGCACGTGGGTGTGGCGGCGACCAGCGTGCAGCGGCGCGGCGGCACGATCGAGCGCAAGCGCCTCGATCCGGCCGATGCCGCCCACAACGCGGCGGTGATCGCGAAGCGGCCCCAGGAGGTGCTCGCCCTGGTCACCGGCGAGAAGAGCGTGTTCGACGCCCGCGACATCGCCCGGGCGCTACACCGCGCGCTCGACGACGATGCAGCCACCTTCCAGAACGCGTTCGCGATGGTCATGGCCTCACCGGCCCTGGTGGTCCTGCAACCCGAGAGCACCGACCCGCTCACCGGCGAGGTGAGCGCGGCGCGCTACACCACGCACGAGATGCTGACGCTCGAAACCGGGATGGCCCAGGCCGCCGGGCGGATGCAGGTGAGCTATCGGCACCCGGTCGAGAAAGGGCATGTCGCCGGAGCGATCGCGATGCAGGACGCGGCGATCCGGGCGAGCACGGGCGAGGCCTCGGCCGGGCTGTCGCCGGAGCAGCGCGAGGCGATCCAGCACCTCACCGGGCCGGAGCAGATCGCGGCGGTGGTGGGGTTTGCCGGGGCCGGCAAGAGCACGATGCTGGCCGCCGCGCGAGCCGCCTGGGAGGCCCAGGGCTACCGGGTGCACGGCGCGGCGCTGGCGGGCAAGGCGGCGGAGGGGCTGGAGGAGAGTTCGGGCATTCCCAGCCGCACCCTGGCCTCGTGGGATCTCGGCTGGCGCAACGAGCGCGGGCTGCTCGGGAGTGGCGATGTCCTGGTGATCGACGAGGCCGGGATGATCAGCTCGCGCCAGCTCGCGCGGTTCGTCGCGGAGGCGGAGGCGCGCGGAGCGAAGCTGGTGCTGGTGGGCGACCACGAGCAGCTGCAGGCCATCGGCGCGGGAGCGCCGTTCCGGGCGATCGCGGAAGCGATCGGGCACGCCGAACTCTCCGATATCCGCCGGCAGCGCGAGCCGTGGCAGCGCGCGGCCTCGGTGGCGTTCGCCAGCCACCGCACGACCGAGGGCCTGCAGGCCTACCAGAAGGCCGGAGCGATCGAGATCGCGCCTGACCGGGCGCACGCCGAGGCGATGATCGTGCGGGGCTACCTCGCCGACCGGGAGCGCCGGCCAACCGGCTCGCGGGTGGTTCTGGCGCATCGCCGGGCCGACGTGCGGGCGCTCAACGACGGGATCCGGGCCGCGTTGCAGAAGCGAGAGGCGCTGGCGCAGGGCGAGGAGGCGGGGGAGCGGGCGTTCTCGACCAACGACGGCGAGCGCTGGTTCGCGCCGGGGGACCGGCTGGTGTTCCTGGAGAACGACCGGGCCCTAGGCGTGAAGAATGGGATGCTGGGCACGGTCGAGGCGGTGGCAGCCGGGCGGATCGTGGTGCGTCTCGACGGGGCGGAGGAGCGCCGGGTCGAGGTGGCGACGGACGCGTATCAGGCGTTCGACCACGGCTACGCAACGACGATCCACAAGAGCCAGGGGGCGACGGTGGACCGGGCGTTCGTACTGGCCTCGACGACGATGGACCGTCACCTGACCTACGTGGCGATGACCCGCCACCGGGATGCCGCCCAGCTCTACGTCGACGGTAGCGAGTTCGGGCTGAGCGGTCCAACGGAAGCCGGGGCGGCGCTACCGGCCCGGTTCGCCGCGCGGCTGTCGCGGGCGGGCACGAAAGAGACGACGCTGGACTATGCGTCGGCCTACGCGGCGCGGCGCGGGATCGCCGAACGGTTCGGGCTCGGCAGTACGATCGCCGTGGAGCCGAACGGGGCGGGGGAGGCCACGACCCGGCGCCGACGGGCGCTGTTTTCGGGACTTCGCCTGAGCCAACCCGGCCCGGCCGAGGTTCCGCCGGCGCCGCGGCGCGACCCGTTCGCCGGATTGAAGCTCAGACCCGGCCGCCCGAGCCAGCTGGAGTCGGCGATCGTCCCGGTGGCGGGGCTAAGACCCGCGAACGCCGCAGGGAAGATCCCAGACCCTGGGGGTACGCGCAGTCCCGCCACGTTTGGGTTCGAAGCGGCGCTCGGGCGCTATCTTCGCGCGTTCGACGCTCGTGAGCGCCAGGTCGGGGCTGGCCTCCCCGTGCTCGAAGGACAGGCGCGGGAGCTCAGCGCCGCCACGGCCGTGCTGGAGCAGGCCCGCCCCGGGGTGGGGGAAACCCTGCGCTCGGCTCTGCAGCACGATCCGGAAGCCGCGCCAGCGCTCGCGATGTCTCCCGGTCGCGCCCGCCTCGCGGCCCTGACGGCGGTTCTCGACCGCGAGGCGGCGGTCCTCGCCGATCCGGCCTCGCGCGCGGAGCGCTTCGTGCGCTCCTGGAGCGATCTGAGGGCGCAGCGGGCGGCTTTGCCCGGTCGGCAGCATGAGAAGGCGCGCGGGGCGATCGAAGATCGGATGCGGGCCCTGAGGCTGAGCCTGACCGACGATCCGGCGCTGGAGACGGCTTTGGCTTTGCGGCGCGGGGACCTCGGGATCGCGCTCCGGGCCGAGCCGGAGCTCGGTCTGTCGCACGAACTCGAGCGCAGCCTGGTGCCGGAGCGTAGCCTGACACGTGAGCGTGCCTTGAGCTTGGGGCCGAGCCTCGGATTGTGA
- a CDS encoding DUF6118 family protein — MRDDERRAGRPDPGLGVMEADETVDAAVAFEALRASVERVGREVHAETARLREDMTAALYRAEMAGTPVDYSADLGRLVQELATVSGRLNAIERLPALHQDAERTVTLLQNTSEGLVRDAVQRLDARAAEFLRETRVLKARKWPAWMSDERNWLASVGVVGGMAGFYLGVMAVLVLPGLLPFGSAERVATQILGMESWQAGVRLMEFENPVGLRQLAAAGELMRENATVIAACRQTVAKTGKDQPCTITVPVERK, encoded by the coding sequence ATGCGGGACGACGAGCGCCGCGCGGGCCGGCCGGATCCGGGGCTGGGTGTCATGGAGGCGGACGAGACCGTGGATGCGGCGGTGGCGTTCGAGGCCCTGCGCGCCAGTGTCGAGCGGGTGGGGCGTGAGGTCCACGCCGAGACCGCGCGCCTGCGGGAGGACATGACGGCCGCCCTTTATCGCGCCGAGATGGCCGGGACACCGGTCGACTACAGCGCCGATCTCGGACGCCTGGTCCAGGAACTGGCGACGGTGAGCGGGCGTCTGAACGCCATCGAGCGGCTTCCCGCCCTGCACCAGGATGCGGAGCGCACCGTCACCCTACTCCAGAACACCAGCGAGGGATTGGTTCGGGACGCGGTGCAACGGCTCGACGCACGGGCGGCGGAGTTCCTGCGGGAAACCCGCGTGCTGAAGGCCAGGAAATGGCCGGCATGGATGTCCGACGAGCGGAACTGGCTTGCCTCCGTCGGTGTGGTTGGCGGTATGGCGGGCTTCTACCTCGGGGTGATGGCAGTCCTCGTACTTCCGGGGCTCCTGCCGTTCGGGTCAGCCGAACGTGTGGCCACGCAGATCCTTGGAATGGAGTCGTGGCAGGCGGGCGTTCGCTTGATGGAGTTCGAGAACCCGGTCGGGCTGAGGCAGCTGGCCGCAGCCGGTGAGCTGATGCGAGAGAATGCTACGGTGATTGCGGCCTGCCGCCAAACTGTCGCCAAGACGGGCAAGGACCAGCCCTGTACCATCACCGTTCCGGTTGAGAGGAAATAG
- a CDS encoding ATP-dependent nuclease, giving the protein MAKAGNQIFYLTHSSNFVSVSRADRILLVEQCADDEEETCTQVHSTDGDVLLHLRKTLHPRQPMTLASVQERYNLICESIHADAFFARVVVIVEGPTEAAALPIFAKFLDLYINALEISIVPARGKNIDLFYHLYQAHGLHVFTIFDNDLHKNSTIAIRLGIDF; this is encoded by the coding sequence ATGGCCAAGGCGGGCAACCAAATTTTCTACTTAACACACAGTTCTAATTTTGTGAGCGTTTCCAGGGCTGATCGTATTTTACTTGTCGAACAGTGTGCAGATGATGAAGAAGAAACCTGTACGCAGGTCCATTCAACTGATGGAGACGTGCTTTTACATCTCAGAAAAACGCTTCATCCAAGACAACCTATGACGCTGGCCTCAGTACAGGAGCGGTATAATTTGATTTGCGAATCAATCCATGCTGACGCCTTCTTTGCAAGGGTAGTCGTAATTGTCGAGGGGCCAACAGAGGCAGCGGCGCTCCCGATTTTTGCTAAATTCCTGGATTTATATATAAATGCACTTGAAATATCTATTGTTCCTGCTAGAGGAAAAAATATAGATTTGTTTTATCATCTTTATCAAGCACATGGTTTGCACGTGTTTACTATATTTGACAATGATTTGCATAAAAATTCAACTATAGCGATCAGGCTTGGAATAGATTTCTGA
- the ltrA gene encoding group II intron reverse transcriptase/maturase produces MTAELTGERGQTTWPEIDWAATEDAVKRLQGRIFRAAAAGKARQVKNLQKLLVRSTSAKRLAVRRVTQQNAGRETPGIDGVVCRTPESRMRLADHGLGLRGYRPQPVRRVYIPKPDGRQRPLGIPTVRDRAMQMLVKLALEPEWETRFEANSYGFRPGRCTMDAIVALHATLAPAGASGWLLDADIAGCFDAIGHDPLLARLPVFTTTIRRWLKAGAVDLGRWSATTAGTPQGGPLSPLLANVALDGMERLFGAEDDRGRYVRPSLRSGENRGVSLIRYADDLVVTAPTQEVLQTHVVPALARFLGARGLQLSEAKTRIVHIDDGVDFLGFTVRRIRGKVLTRPQKAKVVRHLRAIGDYLRDHRQASPSQVIAALNPVIRGWTAYYRHGASKHAFHTADHRVFAKLWRWAKRRHPTKAAGWVRSRYFDPAWNFVDGKAKLVRHDEVGIVRHAKVQGKRSPLNPDDRTYWQARRRRRLDETMRSRTRAMLLRQQDYRCALCGVTFDPDEDITFVEVHHDTPRQCGGTDRITNLKLVHRWCHKAHHARTMRQAAEA; encoded by the coding sequence GTGACAGCCGAACTGACCGGTGAACGCGGACAGACGACGTGGCCCGAGATCGACTGGGCCGCGACGGAGGACGCCGTGAAGCGATTGCAGGGCCGCATCTTCCGTGCCGCGGCGGCCGGGAAGGCTCGGCAGGTCAAGAACCTGCAGAAGCTCCTGGTTCGCTCCACATCCGCAAAACGGCTCGCGGTCCGCCGGGTGACCCAGCAGAACGCGGGCCGCGAAACGCCCGGCATCGACGGCGTGGTGTGCAGGACGCCTGAGAGCCGGATGAGGTTGGCCGATCATGGCCTCGGCCTGAGGGGCTACCGGCCGCAGCCGGTCCGGCGGGTGTACATCCCCAAGCCGGACGGGCGGCAGCGCCCCCTGGGCATCCCGACGGTCCGGGACCGGGCCATGCAGATGCTCGTCAAACTGGCGTTGGAACCCGAATGGGAGACGCGCTTCGAGGCGAACAGCTACGGGTTCCGACCCGGACGGTGCACGATGGACGCGATCGTGGCCCTGCACGCGACGCTGGCTCCGGCCGGTGCGAGTGGCTGGCTGCTCGACGCGGACATCGCCGGCTGCTTCGACGCCATCGGACACGATCCGTTGCTGGCGAGGCTGCCGGTGTTCACCACCACGATCCGGCGCTGGCTCAAAGCCGGCGCGGTGGATCTCGGCAGGTGGTCGGCGACGACGGCCGGGACGCCGCAAGGTGGCCCCCTGTCGCCGTTGCTGGCCAACGTCGCGCTCGACGGCATGGAGCGGCTCTTCGGAGCCGAGGATGATCGGGGCCGGTACGTCCGCCCGAGCCTGCGCAGCGGTGAGAACCGCGGCGTCAGCCTGATCCGCTACGCCGACGACCTGGTGGTGACGGCACCGACACAGGAGGTCCTGCAGACCCACGTCGTTCCCGCGCTCGCCCGGTTCCTGGGTGCACGCGGGCTGCAGCTGAGCGAGGCGAAGACCCGGATCGTTCACATCGACGACGGTGTGGACTTCCTGGGCTTCACCGTCCGACGCATCCGGGGCAAGGTTCTGACGCGGCCGCAGAAGGCCAAGGTGGTGCGGCACCTGCGCGCCATCGGGGACTACCTGCGCGACCATCGCCAGGCCAGCCCGAGCCAGGTGATCGCCGCCCTGAACCCGGTGATCCGGGGCTGGACGGCCTACTACCGGCACGGCGCGTCGAAACACGCGTTCCACACGGCGGATCATCGCGTCTTCGCCAAGCTGTGGCGGTGGGCCAAGCGGCGCCATCCGACCAAGGCGGCGGGATGGGTCCGGTCGAGGTACTTCGACCCGGCGTGGAACTTCGTGGACGGCAAGGCCAAGCTCGTGCGGCACGACGAGGTGGGGATCGTCCGGCATGCGAAGGTCCAGGGCAAGCGCAGCCCGCTCAACCCCGACGACCGAACGTACTGGCAGGCCCGGCGGCGTCGGCGACTGGACGAGACGATGCGGTCTCGCACGCGAGCGATGCTGCTACGGCAGCAGGACTATCGCTGTGCACTGTGCGGCGTGACGTTCGACCCCGACGAGGACATCACCTTCGTCGAGGTCCACCACGACACACCGCGCCAGTGCGGCGGGACGGACCGGATCACCAACCTGAAGCTGGTGCATCGGTGGTGCCACAAGGCTCACCACGCGCGGACGATGCGCCAGGCGGCCGAGGCTTGA
- the istB gene encoding IS21-like element ISMex13 family helper ATPase IstB: protein MSRTASCAITTLDSIKRSLVGLRMPRALEVLDATVRRIEQGEIDGLAALDVILTEELTLRENRRVKTALLVARLTTIKTLSGFDFAFQPSLDRERVLALAELTFIDRAEVVHLLGPPGTGKSHLAIALAVEAVKAGRSVVFSTLADLVTSLAKAERDGSLRERIRYLCRASLLVVDEIGYLPVVPGGGNLFFQLVNARYERGAMILTSNRGFAEWGEVFGDPVVATALLDRLLHHAVVIQIEGASYRLRQHADLVPEHVRSKALIVPPPAPRRRGRPPGKAASDHTAG, encoded by the coding sequence ATGAGCCGCACCGCATCCTGTGCCATCACGACCCTCGACAGCATCAAGCGCAGCTTGGTCGGCCTGCGCATGCCGCGCGCCCTGGAGGTGCTCGACGCGACGGTCCGGCGCATCGAGCAGGGCGAGATCGACGGCTTGGCCGCCCTCGACGTGATCCTGACCGAGGAACTGACGCTGCGCGAGAACCGCCGCGTGAAGACCGCCCTGCTGGTCGCGCGCCTGACCACGATCAAGACGCTGTCCGGGTTCGACTTTGCCTTCCAGCCCTCGCTCGACCGCGAGCGCGTCCTGGCGCTGGCGGAACTGACCTTCATCGACCGGGCCGAGGTCGTCCATCTGCTCGGACCACCCGGCACCGGCAAGAGCCATCTGGCGATCGCGCTCGCCGTCGAGGCGGTCAAGGCCGGGCGCAGCGTCGTGTTCTCGACGCTGGCCGACCTCGTGACCTCGCTGGCCAAGGCCGAGCGCGACGGCTCCCTGCGCGAGCGCATCCGCTATCTCTGCCGGGCCTCGCTGCTGGTCGTGGACGAGATCGGCTACCTCCCCGTCGTCCCCGGTGGCGGCAACCTGTTCTTCCAACTCGTCAACGCGCGCTACGAGCGCGGGGCGATGATCCTGACTTCGAACCGCGGCTTCGCCGAGTGGGGCGAGGTGTTCGGTGATCCGGTCGTGGCGACAGCCCTGCTCGACCGACTCCTCCACCATGCCGTGGTGATCCAGATCGAGGGGGCGAGCTACCGCCTGCGCCAGCACGCCGACCTCGTCCCCGAGCACGTCCGCTCCAAGGCCCTGATCGTTCCGCCGCCCGCACCCAGGCGTCGCGGTCGTCCACCCGGAAAGGCTGCCTCCGATCACACGGCCGGCTGA
- the istA gene encoding IS21-like element ISMex13 family transposase, protein MVLLGELVMILDLHRQGLSVSAIARRTGRDPKTIRKYIERGLEPPAYGPRQPGRPSKLAPYLDYLRERITAFPDLSAVRLTRELRERGYTGAYTAVKRFAAAIRPPEAKPYEVRFETPAGQQAQVDFARFLVTFTDAPDTTCIVWLFSLVLGHSRHIEARFVLHQDLQTLLRCHMQAFTAIGGVPIEILYDRMKTAVTGEDADGHIVYNRSLLALAQHYGFLPRACRPYRAKTKGKVERPFSYIRQDFFLARSFRDLDDLNRQLRSWLDTVANVRLHGTTQRIVSEAFAAERPELQPLPALPFDALLTLERRVSHDGLVSIGGNYYSVPDRTRRVVEVHQLPDTIRILDGGRLVASHPILEGRRQYRIDPDHRQGTAARAMRHGHPDSLPIGRHGDHVARRSLAVYQAVGERLAGGIGGQR, encoded by the coding sequence ATGGTTCTGCTGGGAGAACTCGTCATGATCTTGGACCTGCACCGACAGGGCCTGTCCGTCTCCGCCATCGCCCGCCGGACCGGCCGCGATCCGAAGACGATCCGCAAGTACATCGAGCGCGGCCTCGAGCCGCCGGCCTACGGCCCGCGTCAGCCCGGCCGCCCGAGCAAGCTCGCGCCCTATCTCGATTATCTGCGCGAGCGGATCACCGCCTTCCCCGACCTGAGTGCCGTGCGCCTGACCCGCGAGTTGCGCGAGCGCGGCTACACCGGTGCCTACACCGCGGTGAAGCGGTTCGCCGCCGCGATCCGGCCGCCCGAGGCCAAGCCCTACGAGGTCCGCTTCGAGACCCCGGCCGGCCAGCAGGCGCAGGTCGACTTCGCCCGCTTCCTCGTCACCTTCACGGATGCGCCGGACACGACCTGCATCGTCTGGCTGTTCTCGCTGGTGCTCGGCCATTCCCGGCACATCGAGGCGCGCTTCGTCCTGCATCAGGACCTGCAAACGCTGCTGCGCTGTCACATGCAGGCCTTCACCGCGATCGGCGGCGTGCCGATCGAGATCCTCTACGATCGCATGAAGACGGCGGTCACCGGCGAGGATGCGGACGGCCACATCGTCTACAACCGATCCCTGCTGGCACTCGCCCAGCACTACGGATTCCTGCCGCGCGCCTGCCGCCCGTACCGGGCCAAGACCAAGGGGAAGGTCGAGCGACCGTTCTCCTACATCCGCCAGGACTTCTTCCTCGCACGTTCCTTCCGCGACCTCGACGACCTCAACCGCCAGCTTCGGAGCTGGCTCGATACCGTCGCCAACGTCCGCTTGCACGGCACCACGCAGCGGATCGTCTCGGAAGCCTTCGCCGCCGAGCGGCCCGAGTTGCAGCCCTTGCCGGCTCTGCCCTTCGACGCTCTGCTCACGCTGGAGCGGCGCGTCAGCCACGATGGCCTCGTCTCGATCGGTGGCAACTATTACAGCGTACCGGATCGGACCCGGCGCGTCGTCGAGGTGCATCAGTTGCCCGACACGATCCGCATCCTCGATGGTGGCCGGCTCGTCGCGAGCCATCCGATCCTGGAGGGACGACGGCAGTACCGCATCGACCCCGACCATCGGCAAGGCACGGCCGCTCGGGCCATGCGCCACGGCCATCCCGACAGTCTGCCGATCGGCCGCCATGGCGATCACGTCGCCCGGCGCTCGCTGGCTGTCTACCAGGCAGTCGGCGAACGGCTCGCCGGCGGGATCGGAGGCCAGCGATGA
- a CDS encoding glycosyltransferase: protein MKILYVSSESPLFPAGGIGTYISFAASAMAAMGHSVFLLTWTYESREIVSYAPFEPERVRIVELDGNFVWRNYPDGPYHIAFAHILAEQINKCVAEWSIDVVEACDFQSPALGFYRQHQGSSRASDVLCVTYNHGLLEQSYEAARVGVSMTSAAELVGEREQCRISDLVVAPSQKAKRTLSQYGISHNCEIIREPYEFKIRAPVENITGSLTHVGRVSIAKGIDRFVLAATLISSITKIDRILLIGQTVDTPYRRANIEEYIKSRLPGELKNSIVFTGRLSREVALTFLRSGDIAPSLSLAETFSYTFVETLDRGLIPIIEDQSAVYEFMPPDMTKYALNFRQDTQSHLKNKLEKLIENAPSLVIEMQEYNHDLLNPTNIAQIMTDKYDYYLSNKKKTQYGWENQSRVGVNIDDVTILMPVHCTSEHLFEAVDSIANQSIGCPKVIICDDGTPPKHQGTLDYAPMRLPNVRIHRQPNMGLLAARNFLIDECQTNLAVFLDDDDIFGSTFLERAMEAYKFHPMRPNAVVCPRYNFGESNEIVIRNNMHDHTHLIENDFRMTCLIETDVLRDIRFDISVRNGEGDDWAFWVDFSSKGYRAVMIHDLLFHYRFKLGSMSWPWSEGQEIGTHILLRNAMINVSDESLGQARLAEALYAAKIRRR from the coding sequence ATGAAAATCCTATATGTTTCAAGCGAGAGCCCCTTATTTCCTGCCGGCGGGATCGGAACTTATATCTCGTTCGCCGCTTCGGCGATGGCAGCAATGGGGCATTCGGTTTTTCTCCTAACTTGGACTTACGAATCTCGTGAAATAGTTTCCTATGCACCCTTCGAGCCTGAGCGCGTGAGAATTGTAGAGCTTGACGGCAATTTTGTATGGCGTAACTATCCGGATGGCCCTTATCATATCGCCTTCGCTCATATTTTAGCAGAACAAATTAATAAGTGTGTCGCCGAATGGTCAATAGATGTCGTCGAGGCGTGCGATTTTCAGTCTCCTGCCTTAGGATTTTATCGGCAACACCAGGGAAGCTCGCGGGCCTCGGATGTCCTGTGTGTGACCTACAATCATGGACTCCTAGAACAGTCATATGAGGCTGCGCGCGTTGGTGTCAGCATGACTTCAGCCGCCGAGCTTGTAGGCGAACGGGAGCAATGTCGGATCAGCGACCTCGTCGTCGCGCCATCTCAGAAAGCTAAAAGAACTTTGAGTCAATACGGCATCTCACATAATTGTGAGATTATTAGAGAGCCGTACGAATTCAAAATAAGGGCTCCGGTGGAAAATATTACCGGATCGTTGACGCATGTCGGCCGCGTATCAATCGCAAAAGGCATTGATCGATTTGTTCTGGCCGCAACCTTAATATCCAGCATAACCAAAATCGATAGAATTTTACTTATCGGCCAGACGGTTGATACTCCATATCGCAGGGCCAATATAGAAGAATATATTAAGAGCAGGCTCCCCGGCGAGTTAAAAAACTCGATAGTATTTACGGGCAGACTATCACGAGAAGTCGCGTTAACTTTTCTCCGGAGCGGCGATATTGCCCCTTCTCTAAGCCTAGCCGAAACTTTCTCTTATACATTTGTTGAGACTCTAGATCGTGGCTTAATTCCAATTATTGAGGATCAGTCTGCTGTCTATGAGTTTATGCCTCCAGATATGACGAAATATGCATTAAATTTTCGTCAGGATACCCAGTCTCATCTAAAAAATAAATTGGAAAAACTCATTGAAAATGCTCCTAGTTTAGTTATTGAGATGCAGGAATATAATCATGATTTATTAAATCCTACTAATATCGCACAAATAATGACTGATAAATATGATTATTATTTATCAAATAAGAAGAAAACACAATACGGCTGGGAAAATCAATCTCGTGTTGGCGTTAATATCGATGATGTCACAATCTTAATGCCAGTTCATTGCACGTCAGAACATCTTTTTGAAGCTGTTGACTCTATTGCTAATCAGTCTATCGGATGTCCGAAAGTGATCATTTGTGACGACGGCACGCCGCCTAAGCATCAAGGTACACTCGACTATGCCCCAATGCGCCTGCCCAATGTGCGCATTCATAGGCAACCTAATATGGGTCTTCTGGCGGCGAGAAATTTTCTTATAGATGAGTGTCAAACTAATCTTGCAGTCTTCCTTGATGATGACGATATTTTTGGTAGTACATTTCTTGAACGGGCAATGGAAGCGTACAAATTTCATCCTATGCGCCCGAATGCGGTTGTTTGCCCCCGTTATAATTTTGGGGAAAGCAATGAAATAGTTATTCGCAATAATATGCATGATCATACCCATCTCATTGAAAACGATTTTAGGATGACATGTCTAATTGAGACAGATGTTCTCAGAGATATTAGATTTGATATCAGTGTTCGTAATGGCGAGGGGGACGATTGGGCTTTCTGGGTTGATTTCAGCTCTAAGGGCTACCGCGCTGTTATGATCCATGATTTGCTATTTCACTACAGGTTTAAACTTGGTTCGATGTCGTGGCCGTGGTCGGAGGGGCAAGAAATTGGCACACATATCCTTTTACGCAATGCGATGATCAACGTATCAGATGAGAGTCTGGGTCAGGCACGGCTGGCCGAAGCCTTGTACGCAGCTAAGATCCGTCGGCGCTGA